A stretch of the Papaver somniferum cultivar HN1 chromosome 6, ASM357369v1, whole genome shotgun sequence genome encodes the following:
- the LOC113286738 gene encoding O-fucosyltransferase 7-like isoform X2 — MLKRKNNRSISLIRTVISCTIFVISIATLLSVHLHIFLYSKVPVFSDPTAYKLPSHEIGHHGSELSWTQELTPPQFSKLPPPSQKLNAANRNRDIDKLWKAPQNKDFVPCVDPSPEYSLPTESRGYLLVHTNGGLNQMRAGICDMVAVARIINATLVVPELDKRSFWQDTSNFSDVFDLNHFISALANDVKIIKKLPKELATATRAVKHFRSWSGIEYYQDEIARMWEDYQIIRAAKSDSRLANNNLPPDIQKLRCRTLYGALRFSPRIEAMGKLLVERMRSYGPYIALHLRYEKDMLAFSGCTHGLSADEADELTLIRENTPHWKVKDIDSREQRSKGYCPLTPKEVGMFLTGLGYPSNTPIYIAAGEIYGGDNHMAHLLSRFPLIMSKEKIASVEELEPFISHASQMAALDYIVSVESDVFIPSYSGNMARAVEGHRRFLGHRKTFSPDRKALVHLFDRVERGSLKEGKKLSDQIVEIHRRRQGSPRKRKGPISGTRGMERFRSEEAFYVNPLPDCLCQMDPANINNSYTSSNR, encoded by the exons atgttgaagaggaagaataacAGGAGTATAAGTCTGATAAGAACGGTGATATCATGTACAATCTTTGTGATTTCAATTGCAACTCTTCTTTCTGTTCATCTTCATATCTTTCTCTATTCTAAAGTTCCCGTCTTCTCTGATCCTACTGCTTACAAGCTCCCTTCG CATGAAATCGGGCATCACGGGAGTGAGTTGAGTTGGACTCAGGAATTGACTCCTCCCCAATTTTCAAAACTTCCTCCTCCTTCACAAAAG TTGAATGCTGCAAATCGGAATCGGGATATCGACAAGCTATGGAAGGCTCCCCAGAATAAAGATTTTGTTCCCTGTGTTGATCCTAGTCCTGAGTATTCAC TTCCTACCGAGTCGCGTGGTTACTTGCTTGTTCATACAAATGGTGGGCTCAATCAGATGAGAGCTGGG ATATGTGACATGGTAGCAGTTGCTCGTATTATAAATGCAACTCTTGTTGTTCCAGAACTTGATAAACGATCTTTCTGGCAAGATACTAG CAATTTCTCAGACGTCTTCGATCTCAATCATTTCATAAGTGCTTTAGCTAATGAtgtcaaaatcataaaaaagcTACCAAAGGAACTGGCTACTGCTACAAGAGCAGTTAAGCATTTCAGAAGCTGGTCGGGTATAGAATATTACCAAGATGAGATAGCTCGCATGTGGGAAGATTACCAG ATTATTCGAGCTGCAAAATCCGATTCTCGCCTAGCTAATAATAATCTGCCTCCGGATATTCAGAAGCTTCGTTGCCGCACTCTTTATGGTGCCCTTCGTTTTTCCCCTCGGATTGAAGCTATGGGAAAG CTGTTGGTGGAGAGAATGAGGTCCTATGGTCCATACATTGCCTTGCACTTACGATATGAGAAAGATATGCTTGCTTTTAGTGGATGCACGCATGGTCTGTCTGCTGATGAGGCCGATGAACTAACCTTGATCAG AGAGAACACGCCACACTGGAAGGTGAAAGACATTGATTCCAGGGAGCAGAGGTCCAAAGGATACTGCCCTTTAACACCGAAGGAGGTGGGAATGTTCCTAACTGGTTTGGGATACCCATCAAACACACCCATATACATTGCTGCTGGGGAGATATATGGGGGCGATAATCATATGGCACATCTCCTGTCTCGCTTTCCTTTAATAATGAGCAAG GAAAAAATAGCATCAGTTGAGGAACTTGAACCATTCATATCTCATGCATCCCAAATGGCTGCACTTGACTACATTGTGTCAGTCGAAAGCGATGTTTTTATTCCTTCATACTCTGGAAACATGGCAAGGGCAGTTGAGGGACACAGGCGTTTTCTGGGGCATAGAAAAACATTTTCTCCAGACAG AAAGGCGCTCGTACATCTGTTTGATAGAGTAGAACGAGGATCACTTAAGGAAGGGAAGAAATTATCTGATCAAATTGTGGAAATCCATAGAAGACG GCAAGGGTCCCCGAGAAAGAGGAAGGGTCCCATCTCTGGAACAAGAGGTATGGAGAGGTTTCGGTCAGAAGAGGCATTTTACGTGAACCCTTTACCAGATTGCTTGTGTCAGATGGATCCTGCAAATATAAACAATtcttatactagtagtaataggtag
- the LOC113286738 gene encoding O-fucosyltransferase 7-like isoform X1, with the protein MLKRKNNRSISLIRTVISCTIFVISIATLLSVHLHIFLYSKVPVFSDPTAYKLPSQHEIGHHGSELSWTQELTPPQFSKLPPPSQKLNAANRNRDIDKLWKAPQNKDFVPCVDPSPEYSLPTESRGYLLVHTNGGLNQMRAGICDMVAVARIINATLVVPELDKRSFWQDTSNFSDVFDLNHFISALANDVKIIKKLPKELATATRAVKHFRSWSGIEYYQDEIARMWEDYQIIRAAKSDSRLANNNLPPDIQKLRCRTLYGALRFSPRIEAMGKLLVERMRSYGPYIALHLRYEKDMLAFSGCTHGLSADEADELTLIRENTPHWKVKDIDSREQRSKGYCPLTPKEVGMFLTGLGYPSNTPIYIAAGEIYGGDNHMAHLLSRFPLIMSKEKIASVEELEPFISHASQMAALDYIVSVESDVFIPSYSGNMARAVEGHRRFLGHRKTFSPDRKALVHLFDRVERGSLKEGKKLSDQIVEIHRRRQGSPRKRKGPISGTRGMERFRSEEAFYVNPLPDCLCQMDPANINNSYTSSNR; encoded by the exons atgttgaagaggaagaataacAGGAGTATAAGTCTGATAAGAACGGTGATATCATGTACAATCTTTGTGATTTCAATTGCAACTCTTCTTTCTGTTCATCTTCATATCTTTCTCTATTCTAAAGTTCCCGTCTTCTCTGATCCTACTGCTTACAAGCTCCCTTCG CAGCATGAAATCGGGCATCACGGGAGTGAGTTGAGTTGGACTCAGGAATTGACTCCTCCCCAATTTTCAAAACTTCCTCCTCCTTCACAAAAG TTGAATGCTGCAAATCGGAATCGGGATATCGACAAGCTATGGAAGGCTCCCCAGAATAAAGATTTTGTTCCCTGTGTTGATCCTAGTCCTGAGTATTCAC TTCCTACCGAGTCGCGTGGTTACTTGCTTGTTCATACAAATGGTGGGCTCAATCAGATGAGAGCTGGG ATATGTGACATGGTAGCAGTTGCTCGTATTATAAATGCAACTCTTGTTGTTCCAGAACTTGATAAACGATCTTTCTGGCAAGATACTAG CAATTTCTCAGACGTCTTCGATCTCAATCATTTCATAAGTGCTTTAGCTAATGAtgtcaaaatcataaaaaagcTACCAAAGGAACTGGCTACTGCTACAAGAGCAGTTAAGCATTTCAGAAGCTGGTCGGGTATAGAATATTACCAAGATGAGATAGCTCGCATGTGGGAAGATTACCAG ATTATTCGAGCTGCAAAATCCGATTCTCGCCTAGCTAATAATAATCTGCCTCCGGATATTCAGAAGCTTCGTTGCCGCACTCTTTATGGTGCCCTTCGTTTTTCCCCTCGGATTGAAGCTATGGGAAAG CTGTTGGTGGAGAGAATGAGGTCCTATGGTCCATACATTGCCTTGCACTTACGATATGAGAAAGATATGCTTGCTTTTAGTGGATGCACGCATGGTCTGTCTGCTGATGAGGCCGATGAACTAACCTTGATCAG AGAGAACACGCCACACTGGAAGGTGAAAGACATTGATTCCAGGGAGCAGAGGTCCAAAGGATACTGCCCTTTAACACCGAAGGAGGTGGGAATGTTCCTAACTGGTTTGGGATACCCATCAAACACACCCATATACATTGCTGCTGGGGAGATATATGGGGGCGATAATCATATGGCACATCTCCTGTCTCGCTTTCCTTTAATAATGAGCAAG GAAAAAATAGCATCAGTTGAGGAACTTGAACCATTCATATCTCATGCATCCCAAATGGCTGCACTTGACTACATTGTGTCAGTCGAAAGCGATGTTTTTATTCCTTCATACTCTGGAAACATGGCAAGGGCAGTTGAGGGACACAGGCGTTTTCTGGGGCATAGAAAAACATTTTCTCCAGACAG AAAGGCGCTCGTACATCTGTTTGATAGAGTAGAACGAGGATCACTTAAGGAAGGGAAGAAATTATCTGATCAAATTGTGGAAATCCATAGAAGACG GCAAGGGTCCCCGAGAAAGAGGAAGGGTCCCATCTCTGGAACAAGAGGTATGGAGAGGTTTCGGTCAGAAGAGGCATTTTACGTGAACCCTTTACCAGATTGCTTGTGTCAGATGGATCCTGCAAATATAAACAATtcttatactagtagtaataggtag
- the LOC113286739 gene encoding uncharacterized protein LOC113286739 isoform X1 → MELKLRGFEEFYGEYENKFIPPPEMSLPRLKSLRLKLNDVSFHDENLTNSFFASFPCLESLIMEFRDGFIDMNLNIALPKLEYLKFDCWNFESNSEVKLHAPSLVSFIFNSYLSTSFTLESLPSLVNTDIEIKIYLDDQLPPSCPEIHEEMEEFHAQHCMRFLRRLHRVKVLTLRNAFSKALGGSPGILDIQPLIFCNLQHLELETYLSRDCLCSILYVLKISPNIESVSLQISKLIPASLHCIHIVTRCF, encoded by the exons ATGGAGCTGAAATTacgtggttttgaggaattttatGGTGAGTATGAGAACAAGTTCATTCCACCTCCTGAAATGAGCTTACCTCGACTCAAATCATTGCGTTTGAAACTTAATGATGTTTCGTTTCATGATGAAAACTTAACCAATAGCTTCTTTGCGAGTTTTCCTTGTCTAGAATCGTTAATCATGGAATTCAGAGATGGATTTATCGATATGAATCTGAATATTGCTTTGCCTAAACTTGAGTATCTTAAATTTGACTGCTGGAATTTTGAAAGCAATAGTGAGGTTAAACTGCATGCTCCAAGTCTCGTATCCTTCATATTCAACAGTTACTTGTCAACAAGTTTCACTCTAGAGAGTCTACCGTCTCTAGTCAATACTGATATTGAGATAAAAATTTATTTGGATGATCAATTGCCACCAAGTTGTCCAGAGATTCATGAAGAGATGGAAGAATTTCATGCACAGCATTGTATGAGATTTTTGAGAAGGCTTCATAGAGTGAAAGTGTTGACATTAAGAAATGCTTTCAGCAAG GCTTTAGGTGGATCTCCTGGTATATTAGACATTCAGCCGCTTATATTTTGCAATTTGCAACATTTGGAGCTCGAGACTTACCTTTCGAGGGACTGCTTGTGTTCGATTTTATATGTGCTGAAGATTTCTCCAAATATAGaatctgtttccttgcagatatCAAAG CTAATCCCCGCGAGCCTCCATTGTATCCATATTGTGACGag GTGCTTTTGA
- the LOC113286739 gene encoding uncharacterized protein LOC113286739 isoform X2 — protein sequence MELKLRGFEEFYGEYENKFIPPPEMSLPRLKSLRLKLNDVSFHDENLTNSFFASFPCLESLIMEFRDGFIDMNLNIALPKLEYLKFDCWNFESNSEVKLHAPSLVSFIFNSYLSTSFTLESLPSLVNTDIEIKIYLDDQLPPSCPEIHEEMEEFHAQHCMRFLRRLHRVKVLTLRNAFSKALGGSPGILDIQPLIFCNLQHLELETYLSRDCLCSILYVLKISPNIESVSLQISKLIPASLHCIHIVTR from the exons ATGGAGCTGAAATTacgtggttttgaggaattttatGGTGAGTATGAGAACAAGTTCATTCCACCTCCTGAAATGAGCTTACCTCGACTCAAATCATTGCGTTTGAAACTTAATGATGTTTCGTTTCATGATGAAAACTTAACCAATAGCTTCTTTGCGAGTTTTCCTTGTCTAGAATCGTTAATCATGGAATTCAGAGATGGATTTATCGATATGAATCTGAATATTGCTTTGCCTAAACTTGAGTATCTTAAATTTGACTGCTGGAATTTTGAAAGCAATAGTGAGGTTAAACTGCATGCTCCAAGTCTCGTATCCTTCATATTCAACAGTTACTTGTCAACAAGTTTCACTCTAGAGAGTCTACCGTCTCTAGTCAATACTGATATTGAGATAAAAATTTATTTGGATGATCAATTGCCACCAAGTTGTCCAGAGATTCATGAAGAGATGGAAGAATTTCATGCACAGCATTGTATGAGATTTTTGAGAAGGCTTCATAGAGTGAAAGTGTTGACATTAAGAAATGCTTTCAGCAAG GCTTTAGGTGGATCTCCTGGTATATTAGACATTCAGCCGCTTATATTTTGCAATTTGCAACATTTGGAGCTCGAGACTTACCTTTCGAGGGACTGCTTGTGTTCGATTTTATATGTGCTGAAGATTTCTCCAAATATAGaatctgtttccttgcagatatCAAAG CTAATCCCCGCGAGCCTCCATTGTATCCATATTGTGACGag GTAA